The Geomonas agri genome contains the following window.
TGGAACTGCTGTTGCAGTTTTCCCGCGTTTTCACCGGGGTCGATATCAGGGATAGTCATGCCGAGCAGTTCGTCCCTGCTGTAGCCCAGCTTGCGGCAGGCCGCTTCGTTGACGTCGACCAGGCGTCCGTCCGGCGCGGCCCAGAATATGGAGTCGGATACGGCGTTTACCGTGACCCGGGTGAACTGCAGCATCTCCTCGGCCACTACCCGCTCGGTGACGTCCGAGGCCGCCCCGTAAAGGATCAGCTCGTCATCGGTGCTTCCCTGTTCGCAGCGGCAGGAGTCGCATATCCAGCGTACGCTCTGGTCTTTGGCGATGATCCGGAAGGTGATTTCCCTGGTCTCCCCGGGACGCATGCTCTCCAGTGCCGCCGAGGTAGACTCCCGGTCCTCGGGGTGAACCATTGGCATCCAACAGCCAAGCTGGCACATCTCTTCGATGCTGTAGCCGGATATGGTGCCGAGTGCTCCGCCGATCCACTGGATGCGGTAGGGAGCGCCGGGTCTGCGCGAGCAGCGGTGCACGTAGTCAGAGGTGAGGGCTGCGAACTGGCGGTAGTTCTCCTCGCTGGCCGCCAGCGCCTCCTGGACAGCCTTGCGCTCATCGACCTCATCCTGTAGCGCCTTGGTTCCCGCCTGGACCTTCTGACGCAGGTTCAGGTTGAACAGGTAGAGCAGGGAGAGGATGACCACCAAAGACAAGGAGAATGTGGTGGCGACCAGGGCGGCCAAAAGATCGTCATCGATTGGAATGCGTATCGATTCGATGGCGCGGATGATGCCGGCCTTTTCGTTGAAGCCGCCTTCACCCGGGTAGAGCGCCTGCAGACCGCTTGGGGCATCTTCCCGTTTGCCGTGACAGCGCAGGCAGGCGTTGTTGGTCTCCAGGAAGGGCTTGGCGTAGATAAGCTGCCGGTGGCCGTTGATGGAGACCACCTTGCTGTATTCTTTGAGGCTGCGGTTGGAGTTGAACAGCTTGATCAAGGCCGCTTCCTGCTCATCGGCCCGGTTCACGGGGTTGCGCGGGTTATCGGAAGCGAGTTTGTAGTAGACCGGCGGGAGTCCATCCTTGACCCGCGCCTCGTTGAAAAAGTCGTGCATGACGCGCGTGATGAACGAGGAGGATAGGATCTCGGGGGCGTAAAAATCCTGGTCGATCATCCCCTTGTCGCGTGCCTGGTAGTAGGTCGGGTGCATGACGCGCTGGATGTAGGCATGGAAGCCGCGGTGGGAGAGCATGATGCTGCGGAGGTTCTCCTCAGCCTTATGCACCACGAACCTGGAAACCGCGGTGTAGGTGAGGACGCAGATCACCGATGCCAGTGCGAGGGCGATTGTGATTTGTCGGAAGAGTTTCATCGATCCCCCTGCATGGCTGCTCTGGAGTCGGGAACCTGGAGTCTTCTCAGGCCGGCGCATTGTACATAAAATTTCGCGGGAATCCAAGTGCGCCATTTCGTAGGTGGTTCGAGGGAAAACCGGTCGATCCTTTTCTCCCGCCAATCGTTTCTGCCTTATTACCACATAAGCAGTTATCCGTTAATAACGAGGCGCGTTATTAACGGATAGCCGAAAGGCTGAAAAAATTGGTTTATACTTAACCGCGGCTGCTCAAGTACTACCAACCTCCCGGCTCTTTCTCCGTCCTTCCAGGTGTCTGCGGGGACGTCTCTTGCCCGGTTAGTCACCGCCTTCCTGAAGTCTGTCCCCCCTGTGGCTCAAACCACCTCTCGAAAAATAGATAGCAACAAAATAGATAGTATGCTATCTATTTTGCATGACCATTGAGACCACGAAAGTAGATAAAGAAAACCTCCTGTATCGTCTGGCCTTTCTGACCAGGCGGTGGCGCCAGGTGCTTGACGCGGCATTCCAGTCCCTGGGAGTCACCGACGCCGCATGGCGCCCGTTGCTGCACCTGCACCACTTGGGTGACGGCATCAGGCAAAAAGACCTTGCTGCCTCGCTTGGCATAGAAGGTCCCACGCTGACACGGATCCTCGACCAGCTGATCGTGAAGGGGCTCATCGAGCGCAACGAGGATGCCAGCGACCGGCGCGCCAAACTGCTGGCGCTCTCTTCCGAGGGGCGCGCCATGGTGGTGCAGATTACCGGCAAGGTCGCTACGCTCGAGCACGACCTCCTCAGTGAATTCAGCACACTGGAGATCGACCAGATGACAGGTTTCGTCGAGCGACTGGAGATGAAGCTGCAGGAAACCCGCGCGAGAATAAAAGGGTGAACCCGTCTCACCGATTGAAGCTTGTCCTTGCCCTGCGTGGCACGCTGGCCGTACTGACCGCACTCGTTGTCGCCGAGTTCCTGGGTATCCAGAACCCCTACTGGGCCGCGATGACCGCCCTGATCGTCATTCAACCGACTCGCGGTCTCCTGTTCGAGAAAAGCTTCTATCGCCTGGTCGGCACCGTCTTCGGCTCCCTGGCCGCCTTGCTGCTTCTCCAGTACACCACGTCACCGTTCTTGCTCACGTCTGCACTGGTCGTCTGGATTGCCGGGTGCGTCGGCATCGGCAATCTCTTCCACGGCCTGCGCTCCTACGCCTTTCTCATGGCGGGATGCACCTGCGCCGTCATCGCCATGAGCGGCTTCATGAACCCCTCCCACGTCTCCGGGATCGCCTTCGGCCGGATCGCCTGCATCGTCGTGGGTATCATCGTCACCACCGCGGTCACCGCCATCTTCACGCCGCGTGCGCCGCGCGAGGAGTTGGAGCGGCGTCTTCAGGAGGTGATCAGCGACGCAATGCTGTGGTTGTCCGCGCTGATCCGCGAGGGGCGCACCGCCAGCGTAGCGAGGCTTGAGCAGGCGATGCTCATGGAGTTGGCGGATCTGGAGTTGCTTGTTGACACCGCTGGGGCGGCATCTCCCGGCTTCAGAAAACGACGGCGGCACGTAAAAAGCCTGATGGCCGCACTGCTTTCCCTGCTGTCGGTGGGGCGTCTGGCCGCTGAACATCTCGATCGTCATAACGATGGCGACGGCAGTCACGGGCAATGGCGGGAACTGATGTCACAGCGCCTGGTCGACGTCGCCTCGACGTTTGCCTCCGCCCCTGGGGCTGAAAGTTGCTCCGAGCTTGCGGCTGTGGCCTCCGAAGCGCGTGCCCACTTGCCGCTTCTGGGCGAGACCCTTGGTAGCCTGGTGGTTTCGGTGACAGAGGTGCTCTCGGGATTCGCGGCCGTTGCCGAGGATGCGGCACAAAAACCGCCACACCAGCTCATCCGGCACCGGGATTGGGTTGAAGCCGGTCGGGCGGCCTTTCGCTCCGGGCTTGTCATCGCAGCAGTCGGCTTCACCTGGAGCGTTACCGGCTGGAGCAAGGGGCCGCTCATGCTGATGGCCCTTTCCATCATGACCACCATCTTTTCCAACAAGGACCATCCTGCCCATTTTGTCGGGAACATCTTCGTCGGCGCGGCGATAGGCTCCGCTGCTGCGGTTTTCTGCAGGATATTCCTGCTCTCCAGCGTAAGCGACCCATACCTTACCGTTGCCATCATTGCGCCGTTCGTGCTGCTCGGGCTCGTCGCCATCCAGTATCCGGCTACGGTGCTAGCCGCGACCGATGCGACACTTTTCTTCATCTTCGTGGTCCAGCCCGGAGTGGCGGTGAACATCGCCAACGTCGATCTTGCCATCGGTGCCGTAGCCATGGTGGCCGGTGTCGGAACTGCATGGCTCTCCTATACCGTGCTGGTACCCATCAACCCAAGCCGGCGGATGCGGTCGATTCTCGCGGCTGTGTCCCGTGACCTGGTGCGCATGGCGAAGGACGGTTCACCGCAGGTGACAGCCCGCGCACAGGAGAGGCTGCACCACAGGGTAATCCGGCTAGTCGACATGGCCGCGCGGCACGACCGAGAGCATTTGAGGACGGTTGAAGGTGGGGTGACCGCGCTGGGCATCGCGGCAACTATCAAGTCGCTGAGACAAAAGCTGGAGGCCGACGACGTCACCCCTGGTTCGGAGCGGATCATGAGGGAGGCGCTGATGGCGATAGC
Protein-coding sequences here:
- a CDS encoding MarR family winged helix-turn-helix transcriptional regulator, which encodes MTIETTKVDKENLLYRLAFLTRRWRQVLDAAFQSLGVTDAAWRPLLHLHHLGDGIRQKDLAASLGIEGPTLTRILDQLIVKGLIERNEDASDRRAKLLALSSEGRAMVVQITGKVATLEHDLLSEFSTLEIDQMTGFVERLEMKLQETRARIKG
- a CDS encoding FUSC family protein, whose amino-acid sequence is MKLVLALRGTLAVLTALVVAEFLGIQNPYWAAMTALIVIQPTRGLLFEKSFYRLVGTVFGSLAALLLLQYTTSPFLLTSALVVWIAGCVGIGNLFHGLRSYAFLMAGCTCAVIAMSGFMNPSHVSGIAFGRIACIVVGIIVTTAVTAIFTPRAPREELERRLQEVISDAMLWLSALIREGRTASVARLEQAMLMELADLELLVDTAGAASPGFRKRRRHVKSLMAALLSLLSVGRLAAEHLDRHNDGDGSHGQWRELMSQRLVDVASTFASAPGAESCSELAAVASEARAHLPLLGETLGSLVVSVTEVLSGFAAVAEDAAQKPPHQLIRHRDWVEAGRAAFRSGLVIAAVGFTWSVTGWSKGPLMLMALSIMTTIFSNKDHPAHFVGNIFVGAAIGSAAAVFCRIFLLSSVSDPYLTVAIIAPFVLLGLVAIQYPATVLAATDATLFFIFVVQPGVAVNIANVDLAIGAVAMVAGVGTAWLSYTVLVPINPSRRMRSILAAVSRDLVRMAKDGSPQVTARAQERLHHRVIRLVDMAARHDREHLRTVEGGVTALGIAATIKSLRQKLEADDVTPGSERIMREALMAIAVLAPQPDNAGELLRRAARALYAVLEEGAVLQGVGSETSRSAGRPGHVRLLQPLLLVAEKQ